A genomic region of Pseudochaenichthys georgianus chromosome 12, fPseGeo1.2, whole genome shotgun sequence contains the following coding sequences:
- the pde8b gene encoding high affinity cAMP-specific and IBMX-insensitive 3',5'-cyclic phosphodiesterase 8B isoform X2 has product MSGLSLEECALLPNGQRKVSATEECVGPMKLTQEPIQVLLVFAKEDSQSDAFWWACDRAGFRCNIARTPETAVECFLEKHHEIIVIDGRHSRYFEPEAVCRLIRATKPSENTVILAVLPQKAADQEEPSVLPLLCAGFSRRFVENSSVSACYNELIQIDHGEVRCQFKLRACNSAFTALEHCQEAVEITSEDHIIQYVNPAFERMMGYQKGELIGKELTELPKSDKNRADLLDTINTCIKKGKEWTGIYYARKKSGDSLQQHVRITPVIGQGGKIRHFVAIKRPHIDNNNQVHKLNKEEKCSGEHSQSECHSLRHRDRRKDSIDARSISSRSSDAPSLQNRRYSSVARIHSMTIEAPITKVINIINAAQENSPVTVAEALDRVLEILRTTELYSPQLASKEDDPHTNDLVGGLMSDGLRRLSGNEYVFCKNMSQSQLAIPITLSDVPPPIAEMLNDEDCWEFNILELEAATNKRPLTYLGLKIFTSFGVCEFLSCSEATLRSWLQLMEASYHSSNSYHNSTHAADVLHATAYFLRKESVKSSLDQLDEVAALIAATVHDVDHPGRTNSFLCNAGSELAILYNDTAVLESHHAALAFQLTVRDSKSNIFKNIDRNQFRTLRQAIIDMVLATEMTRHFEHVSKFVNSINKPMAAIEETSTSSVNSDCDGQANIRNSPENRLLIKRMLIKCADVANPCRPLELSIEWAGRISEEYFAQTDEEKRQGLPVVMPVFDRNTCSVPKSQISFMDYFITDMFDAWDAFASLPGLMEHLSENYNYWKGLDEMKCKSLRPPPAS; this is encoded by the exons GTCCTGCTGGTGTTCGCCAAGGAGGACAGCCAGAGCGATGCCTTCTGGTGGGCCTGCGACCGCGCCGGCTTCAGGTGTAACATCGCACGCACCCCCGAGACCGCCGTAGAGTGTTTCCTGGAGAAACACCATGAGATCATAGTCATTGATGGACGCCACTCACGCTACTTTGAGCCTGAAGCTGTGTGCAG GTTGATCCGCGCCACGAAGCCCTCGGAAAACACAGTTATTCTGGCCGTCTTGCCACAGAA AGCGGCGGACCAGGAGGAGCCATCTgttcttcctctcctctgtgCCGGATTCAGCAGA AGGTTTGTGGAGAACAGCAGTGTGTCGGCCTGCTATAATGAGCTCATACAGATTGACCATGGAGAAGTGCGCTGCCAGTTTAAACTCAG AGCTTGTAATTCTGCCTTCACTGCTTTGGAGCACTGCCAAGAGGCTGTGGAGATCACCAGTGAAGATCACATCATACAG TACGTGAACCCAGCGTTTGAGCGGATGATGGGCTACCAAAAGGGGGAGTTGATCGGGAAGGAACTGACTGAACTCCCCAAGAGCGACAAGAACAGAGCCGACCTGCTGGACACCATCAACACCTGCATCAAGAAAGGAAAG GAATGGACGGGCATTTACTATGCCAGAAAGAAGTCCGGCGACAGTTTACAGCAACATGTGAGGATAACGCCGGTCATCGGCCAAGGAGG GAAGATTCGACATTTTGTAGCCATCAAGAGACCTCATATTGACAACAATAATCAG GTCCACAAGCTGAACAAGGAGGAGAAATGCAGCGGGGAGCATTCACAGTCAG AGTGCCATTCTCTCCGTCACCGGGACAGGAGGAAAGACTCGATTGATGCCAGATCCATCAGCTCTCGCAGTAGTGACG CTCCCAGTTTACAGAATCGAAGATATTCCTCCGTGGCCAGGATTCACTCCATGACTATCGAGGCTCCCATCacaaag GTAATAAACATCATCAATGCAGCCCAGGAGAACAGTCCGGTGACGGTGGCCGAGGCCCTGGATCGGGTGTTGGAGATCCTGAGGACCACGGAGCTCTACTCCCCGCAGCTCGCCTCCAAAGAAGACGACCCCCACACCAACGACCTGGTCGGGGGGCTCATGAGT GATGGGCTGCGGAGACTCTCTGGGAATGAATATGTCTTCTGCAAAA ATATGAGCCAGAGCCAGCTGGCCATCCCCATCACTCTGAGTGACGTCCCCCCCCCCATCGCTGAGATGCTGAACGATGAGGATTGCTGGGAGTTCAACATCCTGGAGCTGGAGGCGGCTACAAACAAGAG ACCGCTGACGTACCTCGGGCTGAAGATCTTCACGAGTTTCGGGGTGTGTGAGTTCCTGAGCTGCTCGGAGGCCACGCTGCGCTCCTGGCTGCAGCTGATGGAGGCCAGCTACCACTCCTCCAACTCCTACCACAACTCCACCCACGCCGCAGACGTGCTGCACGCCACCGCCTACTTCCTCCGCAAAGAGAGCGTCAAG AGCAGTCTGGACCAGCTGGATGAGGTGGCGGCCCTGATAGCGGCCACGGTTCACGATGTGGACCACCCGGGCCGGACCAACTCCTTCCTGTGTAACGCCGGCAGCGAGCTGGCCATCCTCTACAACGACACGGCGGTGCTGGAGAGTCACCACGCCGCCCTCGCCTTCCAGCTCACCGTCAGAGACAGCAAGAGCAACATCTTCAAGAACATAGACAG GAACCAGTTCAGAACACTGCGACAGGCAATCATCGACATGGTGCTGGCCACAGAGATGACTCGACACTTTGAGCACGTCAGCAAGTTTGTCAACAGCATCAACAAGCCAATGGCGGCCATAGAAGAGACCAGCACCAGT AGTGTGAACAGCGACTGTGACGGTCAGGCCAACATCAGGAACTCTCCGGAGAACCGTCTGCTGATAAAGAGGATGTTGATCAAGTGTGCCGATGTGGCGAACCCCTGCAGACCCCTGGAGCTCTCCATCGAGTGGGCCGGGCGCATCTCTGAGGAGTATTTTGCACAG aCAGATGAGGAGAAGAGGCAGGGGCTGCCCGTGGTGATGCCGGTGTTTGACAGGAACACCTGCAGTGTGCCCAAATCTCAGATCTCCTTCATGGATTACTTCATCACTGATATGTTTGACGCCTGGGATG CCTTCGCCAGCCTGCCCGGTCTCATGGAGCATCTGTCGGAGAATTACAATTACTGGAAGGGCCTGGACGAGATGAAGTGTAAGAGCCTGCGTCCTCCTCCTGCTTCTTGA
- the pde8b gene encoding high affinity cAMP-specific and IBMX-insensitive 3',5'-cyclic phosphodiesterase 8B isoform X3, which translates to MLLDMNDKMVSATEECVGPMKLTQEPIQVLLVFAKEDSQSDAFWWACDRAGFRCNIARTPETAVECFLEKHHEIIVIDGRHSRYFEPEAVCRLIRATKPSENTVILAVLPQKAADQEEPSVLPLLCAGFSRRFVENSSVSACYNELIQIDHGEVRCQFKLRACNSAFTALEHCQEAVEITSEDHIIQYVNPAFERMMGYQKGELIGKELTELPKSDKNRADLLDTINTCIKKGKEWTGIYYARKKSGDSLQQHVRITPVIGQGGKIRHFVAIKRPHIDNNNQVHKLNKEEKCSGEHSQSECHSLRHRDRRKDSIDARSISSRSSDAPSLQNRRYSSVARIHSMTIEAPITKVINIINAAQENSPVTVAEALDRVLEILRTTELYSPQLASKEDDPHTNDLVGGLMSDGLRRLSGNEYVFCKNMSQSQLAIPITLSDVPPPIAEMLNDEDCWEFNILELEAATNKRPLTYLGLKIFTSFGVCEFLSCSEATLRSWLQLMEASYHSSNSYHNSTHAADVLHATAYFLRKESVKSSLDQLDEVAALIAATVHDVDHPGRTNSFLCNAGSELAILYNDTAVLESHHAALAFQLTVRDSKSNIFKNIDRNQFRTLRQAIIDMVLATEMTRHFEHVSKFVNSINKPMAAIEETSTSSVNSDCDGQANIRNSPENRLLIKRMLIKCADVANPCRPLELSIEWAGRISEEYFAQTDEEKRQGLPVVMPVFDRNTCSVPKSQISFMDYFITDMFDAWDAFASLPGLMEHLSENYNYWKGLDEMKCKSLRPPPAS; encoded by the exons GTCCTGCTGGTGTTCGCCAAGGAGGACAGCCAGAGCGATGCCTTCTGGTGGGCCTGCGACCGCGCCGGCTTCAGGTGTAACATCGCACGCACCCCCGAGACCGCCGTAGAGTGTTTCCTGGAGAAACACCATGAGATCATAGTCATTGATGGACGCCACTCACGCTACTTTGAGCCTGAAGCTGTGTGCAG GTTGATCCGCGCCACGAAGCCCTCGGAAAACACAGTTATTCTGGCCGTCTTGCCACAGAA AGCGGCGGACCAGGAGGAGCCATCTgttcttcctctcctctgtgCCGGATTCAGCAGA AGGTTTGTGGAGAACAGCAGTGTGTCGGCCTGCTATAATGAGCTCATACAGATTGACCATGGAGAAGTGCGCTGCCAGTTTAAACTCAG AGCTTGTAATTCTGCCTTCACTGCTTTGGAGCACTGCCAAGAGGCTGTGGAGATCACCAGTGAAGATCACATCATACAG TACGTGAACCCAGCGTTTGAGCGGATGATGGGCTACCAAAAGGGGGAGTTGATCGGGAAGGAACTGACTGAACTCCCCAAGAGCGACAAGAACAGAGCCGACCTGCTGGACACCATCAACACCTGCATCAAGAAAGGAAAG GAATGGACGGGCATTTACTATGCCAGAAAGAAGTCCGGCGACAGTTTACAGCAACATGTGAGGATAACGCCGGTCATCGGCCAAGGAGG GAAGATTCGACATTTTGTAGCCATCAAGAGACCTCATATTGACAACAATAATCAG GTCCACAAGCTGAACAAGGAGGAGAAATGCAGCGGGGAGCATTCACAGTCAG AGTGCCATTCTCTCCGTCACCGGGACAGGAGGAAAGACTCGATTGATGCCAGATCCATCAGCTCTCGCAGTAGTGACG CTCCCAGTTTACAGAATCGAAGATATTCCTCCGTGGCCAGGATTCACTCCATGACTATCGAGGCTCCCATCacaaag GTAATAAACATCATCAATGCAGCCCAGGAGAACAGTCCGGTGACGGTGGCCGAGGCCCTGGATCGGGTGTTGGAGATCCTGAGGACCACGGAGCTCTACTCCCCGCAGCTCGCCTCCAAAGAAGACGACCCCCACACCAACGACCTGGTCGGGGGGCTCATGAGT GATGGGCTGCGGAGACTCTCTGGGAATGAATATGTCTTCTGCAAAA ATATGAGCCAGAGCCAGCTGGCCATCCCCATCACTCTGAGTGACGTCCCCCCCCCCATCGCTGAGATGCTGAACGATGAGGATTGCTGGGAGTTCAACATCCTGGAGCTGGAGGCGGCTACAAACAAGAG ACCGCTGACGTACCTCGGGCTGAAGATCTTCACGAGTTTCGGGGTGTGTGAGTTCCTGAGCTGCTCGGAGGCCACGCTGCGCTCCTGGCTGCAGCTGATGGAGGCCAGCTACCACTCCTCCAACTCCTACCACAACTCCACCCACGCCGCAGACGTGCTGCACGCCACCGCCTACTTCCTCCGCAAAGAGAGCGTCAAG AGCAGTCTGGACCAGCTGGATGAGGTGGCGGCCCTGATAGCGGCCACGGTTCACGATGTGGACCACCCGGGCCGGACCAACTCCTTCCTGTGTAACGCCGGCAGCGAGCTGGCCATCCTCTACAACGACACGGCGGTGCTGGAGAGTCACCACGCCGCCCTCGCCTTCCAGCTCACCGTCAGAGACAGCAAGAGCAACATCTTCAAGAACATAGACAG GAACCAGTTCAGAACACTGCGACAGGCAATCATCGACATGGTGCTGGCCACAGAGATGACTCGACACTTTGAGCACGTCAGCAAGTTTGTCAACAGCATCAACAAGCCAATGGCGGCCATAGAAGAGACCAGCACCAGT AGTGTGAACAGCGACTGTGACGGTCAGGCCAACATCAGGAACTCTCCGGAGAACCGTCTGCTGATAAAGAGGATGTTGATCAAGTGTGCCGATGTGGCGAACCCCTGCAGACCCCTGGAGCTCTCCATCGAGTGGGCCGGGCGCATCTCTGAGGAGTATTTTGCACAG aCAGATGAGGAGAAGAGGCAGGGGCTGCCCGTGGTGATGCCGGTGTTTGACAGGAACACCTGCAGTGTGCCCAAATCTCAGATCTCCTTCATGGATTACTTCATCACTGATATGTTTGACGCCTGGGATG CCTTCGCCAGCCTGCCCGGTCTCATGGAGCATCTGTCGGAGAATTACAATTACTGGAAGGGCCTGGACGAGATGAAGTGTAAGAGCCTGCGTCCTCCTCCTGCTTCTTGA